CCGCCCACCAGCGCCTTGACGGCTCCGGTCTGGGTATCAATCGCCACCAGAGCTGCCTGGGGATAATTCAGCTTGTCTTCCCAACTTGCTTTAGAATAAGGCGACAATCCCATACGCCGATCCAGTTCTGCCAGTCCCTGCTGTACAGCCTGACTGGCCGCGTATTGCCAGGAAACTGTTCATACTGGTCTGAATATTTAGTCCGCCGTACATGACCGCGTTCCGCCCCAGTTCATCACCGGCACGCCGGATCACCTGGTCCAGGAAATAATCCGCATGTCCGTGCATATCATTCATTCGCCGAAATGCCAATTGACTTTCCAGTGCATTATGGCGTTCTTCTTCGCTGATATAGCCTTCCTCGGCCATGCGTTTGAGCACAAAAGCCTGGCGTTCACGCGCCACGTCCGGATGCCGGTAGGGATTGTAGCGGGACGGCCAACGCGGCGGGATTCCGGCGAGCATGGAAGCTTCAGCCAGCGTCAGTTCGTCGGCGTGTTTGGAAAAATAAGTTTGCGAGGCCAGTTCAATACCATAAATACCAGATCCAAAATCGATCTGATTCACATAGGCCTCCAGTATGGCGTCTTTGCTGAACTGCTGTTCGATCTGCAGAGTGACAAACAGTTCCTGAAATTTTCTCAAAATAGAGCGTTCAAAGGTAAAAAATAAATTCTTGGACAACTGTTGAGTAATAGTAGAGCCGCCCTGTACCACCTGACCGGAACGCAGGTTTGAAAAACCGCACGCAAGAGTCCGCGTTTGCTGATTCCATGATGCGAGCAAAATTCTGATCTTCCAGCGCCAGCACTGCGTGCAGAAACTGTTCAGAAATATGTTCCAAAGATACGGGCTGCCGATTGGACAGGGTTTTGACCAGCCGACCCTGATCGTCGAACAGGCGTGTGGGCCGGTTCAGGGCAATTTTGTCCAGATCATCCGGTATGCGGGGCAGCCGCATCGCGGCGATAAATGCAGCAGCAGCGGCCACAATTGCGAGCCAGAGTACAATTTTTCCGGCTATATGTAAGGATTTATGGGTCATGGGGTTTCTCTTTTGGATTTTCCAGTTCCAGAGTATCGTCCAACTGGTTGATGTTTTGGATCAGATATCCGGCAGCAATCTCGGAAGCAAACATCTCGTACAATTTGCTCTGATTGTCTATCGTCACTTCAAAAACCACTTTGACCCCCTGCTCGGTAACAAAAGGCGAGATCGCGACATGTGTCAGGTTATCGCCCCATTGCACCAATTTATAGGGATCATTAACGATCTGCGACTGATAACTGCGCGGCAGATGTTCAAATGCGTTGTAAAACTGTTCAGCCGTCAGCACCCGGCCGTTGAATTCGGAGAGGCCTTTAAGTTTTGCACCGGATGCGCTCTGTCCGGGATACAATTGCTGCATTGTCACAATCGTTTCGTGCAGGAGGTTATCATATCCATCGACAAAATCCGAGACCAGCTGATCGTTCGATTTGCTGAAAT
This genomic window from candidate division KSB1 bacterium contains:
- a CDS encoding transglycosylase domain-containing protein; translation: MVQGGSTITQQLSKNLFFTFERSILRKFQELFVTLQIEQQFSKDAILEAYVNQIDFGSGIYGIELASQTYFSKHADELTLAEASMLAGIPPRWPSRYNPYRHPDVARERQAFVLKRMAEEGYISEEERHNALESQLAFRRMNDMHGHADYFLDQVIRRAGDELGRNAVMYGGLNIQTSMNSFLAIRGQSGCTAGTGRTGSAYGIVALF